A region of Silurus meridionalis isolate SWU-2019-XX chromosome 13, ASM1480568v1, whole genome shotgun sequence DNA encodes the following proteins:
- the LOC124396107 gene encoding low choriolytic enzyme-like, whose translation MFACKVIVSVLALLCCSVRAHEELAVEDLLAELSVGELIERANTNLRRDADEPTLVEGDIAVSEDSERNADPCTSKGCMWPKSTDGKVYVPYVILNQYSSSERQVIQRGLDSFASFSCIRFTPRSNQRDYISIESRNGCYSFVGRRGNAQTVSLARSGCVYHKTVQHELLHALGFNHEQTRSDRDSYIRVAWENIQSGMEHNFNKIATLNQGTPYDYNSVMQYHRTAFSKNGQPTMIPVPNPNVSFGQATQMSQHDINRLNRLYKC comes from the exons ATGTTTGCGTGTAAGGTGATTGTGAGCGTACTCGCTCTGCTCTGCTGCTCTGTCAGAGCTCATGAGGAG CTGG CTGTGGAGGATTTGCTCGCTGAGCTTTCTGTGGGAGAGCTGATCGAGAGAGCAAACACTAACCTCC GTCGTGACGCTGATGAACCCACACTGGTTGAAGGAGACATCGCTGTGTCTGAGGACAGCGAGCGAAACGCTGATCCCTGCACATCCAAAGGCTGCATGTGGCCCAAATCTACTGACGGAAAAGTTTACGTTCCCTACGTCATCCTCAACCAATACT CGAGCAGCGAGCGTCAGGTTATCCAGCGTGGTCTGGACTCCTTCGCCTCCTTCTCCTGCATCCGCTTCACCCCACGTTCAAACCAGAGGGACTACATTAGCATCGAGTCTCGCAACGG ATGCTACTCCTTTGTTGGACGTCGTGGTAACGCACAGACGGTGTCTCTGGCCCGTAGCGGCTGTGTCTACCACAAGACCGTCCAGCATGAGCTTCTCCATGCCCTGGGTTTCAATCATGAACAAACCCGCAGTGACCGTGACAGCTACATCCGTGTCGCTTGGGAGAACATTCAGAGCG GCATGGAGCACAATTTTAACAAGATTGCCACCCTGAACCAGGGAACTCCTTATGACTACAACTCTGTTATGCAGTACCACAG AACTGCATTCTCTAAGAATGGCCAGCCCACCATGATCCCCGTACCAAACCCCAACGTGTCCTTTGGCCAGGCCACTCAGATGAGCCAACATGATATCAACAGGCTCAACAGACTGTACAAGTGCT AG
- the LOC124396106 gene encoding hatching enzyme 1.2-like — protein MFAFKLIVSVVALLLCSVRAHDEPAAEDPLAELSVGELIERANTNIYRDADEPMLVEGDIAVTDDNQRNADPCTSRGCMWPKSSDGKVYIPYVIHNQYSSSELQVIQRGLDSFSSFSCIRFVPRSNQRDYISIESRNGCYSYIGCLGNGQTVSLARSGCVYHNTVQHELLHALGFNHEQTRSDRDSYIRVGWENIQRGMEHNFNKIATLNQGTPYDYNSVMQYHRTAFSRNGLPTMIPIPDPNVSFGQAAQMSQNDIIRLNRLYNC, from the exons ATGTTTGCGTTTAAACTGATCGTGAGCGTCGTTGCTCTGCTGCTCTGTTCGGTCCGAGCTCATGATGAG CCTG CTGCCGAAGATCCGCTAGCTGAGCTTTCTGTGGGAGAGCTGATCGAGAGAGCGAACACTAACATCT ATCGTGATGCTGATGAACCCATGCTGGTTGAAGGAGACATCGCTGTGACCGACGACAACCAGAGAAACGCTGATCCCTGCACATCTAGAGGTTGCATGTGGCCCAAATCTTCAGACGGAAAAGTCTACATTCCCTATGTCATCCACAACCAGTACT CAAGCAGCGAGCTTCAGGTTATCCAGCGTGGTCTGgactccttctcctccttctcctgcaTCCGATTCGTACCTCGTTCAAACCAGAGGGACTACATCAGCATCGAGTCTCGCAACGG ATGCTACTCCTATATTGGATGTCTTGGTAATGGACAGACGGTGTCTCTGGCCCGTAGCGGCTGTGTCTACCACAACACAGTCCAACACGAGCTCCTCCATGCCCTGGGCTTCAATCACGAACAGACCCGCAGTGACCGTGACAGCTACATCCGCGTCGGCTGGGAGAACATTCAGAGGG GCATGGAGCATAATTTCAACAAGATTGCTACCCTGAACCAGGGAACTCCTTACGACTACAACTCTGTCATGCAGTACCACAG AACTGCTTTCTCTAGGAATGGACTGCCCACTATGATCCCCATTCCGGACCCCAACGTGTCTTTCGGCCAGGCCGCTCAAATGAGCCAAAACGACATCATCAGACTTAACAGACTCTACAACTGCT ag